A single uncultured Methanolobus sp. DNA region contains:
- a CDS encoding HDIG domain-containing metalloprotein, translating into MISRQTAINILKESGCNDKVISHCIAVSDLSLEIAARIRLQGKQVDLELVEIGGLLHDLGRAQSHGIDHAILGVELARSYGLEPEIQEIIKRHIGAGITRDEARDLHLPDDDYIPVTMEQKIVAHADNLLVGTERISIEKRVHKMEKKELSRESIDRVKVLAEEIDIMLGKG; encoded by the coding sequence ATGATCTCCCGGCAGACAGCTATTAATATCCTGAAAGAATCGGGCTGCAATGACAAGGTTATAAGTCATTGTATTGCCGTTTCTGATCTTTCCCTTGAGATAGCAGCCAGGATAAGGTTACAGGGGAAACAGGTAGATCTTGAACTTGTGGAAATAGGTGGTCTTCTTCATGACCTTGGCAGGGCTCAAAGCCATGGGATCGACCATGCTATTCTTGGCGTTGAACTTGCAAGGTCCTATGGTCTTGAACCTGAAATACAGGAAATAATCAAAAGACATATAGGTGCAGGAATAACGCGGGATGAAGCAAGGGACTTGCATCTTCCTGATGATGATTATATTCCTGTGACCATGGAGCAGAAGATCGTGGCCCATGCTGATAATCTTTTAGTGGGAACTGAAAGGATCTCAATTGAGAAGAGAGTCCATAAAATGGAGAAGAAAGAACTCAGCAGGGAAAGTATCGATCGTGTGAAAGTACTTGCTGAGGAAATCGATATTATGCTTGGCAAGGGATAA
- a CDS encoding transcription factor: MIDLNEPVVRGYLVRLVGEDGLQMVENMPEGEVTDEQIAEATGILLNVVRRTLFILNENKLAICRRERDSSSGWLTYLWTLDMTDIGPQLLKEKKRLVKNLRTRVKFEEENVFYGCPEGCMRMNFNEATECEFLCPFCGEDMMYQDNAGFINKIENRLSFLDREK; this comes from the coding sequence TTGATAGATTTGAATGAACCGGTTGTCAGAGGTTATCTCGTTCGGCTGGTGGGTGAAGATGGACTGCAGATGGTAGAGAACATGCCTGAGGGCGAAGTTACCGATGAACAGATAGCTGAAGCCACTGGTATTCTTTTGAACGTAGTCAGAAGAACCCTTTTTATCCTTAATGAGAACAAGCTTGCAATATGCAGGCGCGAGCGAGACTCCAGTAGTGGTTGGCTTACTTACCTCTGGACACTTGATATGACTGATATAGGACCTCAGCTTCTTAAAGAGAAAAAAAGACTTGTAAAGAACCTCAGGACCAGGGTCAAGTTCGAAGAGGAGAATGTTTTCTACGGCTGTCCTGAAGGTTGCATGCGTATGAACTTCAACGAAGCTACTGAATGTGAATTCCTATGTCCTTTCTGTGGTGAGGATATGATGTATCAGGATAATGCCGGATTTATCAATAAGATCGAAAATCGTCTTTCATTCCTTGACAGGGAAAAATGA